One Leptospira johnsonii genomic region harbors:
- a CDS encoding class I SAM-dependent methyltransferase, whose amino-acid sequence MKTAPCYSNKDYYGYFYIDLSGKKVLDIGSSIGSFMKSKKFRLSNEELAKAKKYTSMDINPASGADIIGDAHTLPFKNQEIDIVLANNVIEHFYDPKRAVSEMYRVLKKGGELYFTIPFMYPIHEAPHDYVRFTKYGLQNLFSEFKNVEIHERGGWFSTTANFIYKLSHALDKVRLGSFLRLILYPILTVWVQLDRFDRSGAFVRAYFGKMNK is encoded by the coding sequence ATGAAAACCGCTCCATGTTATTCTAATAAAGATTATTACGGTTATTTCTACATCGATCTAAGTGGAAAAAAAGTTTTAGACATAGGTAGCTCAATCGGGTCATTTATGAAATCTAAAAAATTCCGACTTTCTAACGAAGAATTAGCAAAAGCAAAAAAATATACTTCGATGGATATCAATCCTGCCTCGGGAGCGGATATAATCGGGGATGCACATACATTACCCTTCAAAAACCAAGAAATCGATATCGTTCTTGCAAATAATGTCATCGAACATTTTTACGATCCAAAAAGAGCAGTATCCGAAATGTATAGGGTATTAAAGAAGGGTGGTGAACTTTATTTCACAATTCCGTTCATGTATCCGATCCACGAAGCTCCTCACGATTACGTTCGTTTCACCAAATACGGTTTACAAAATCTATTTTCAGAATTTAAAAATGTAGAAATTCACGAACGTGGAGGATGGTTTTCCACTACCGCGAATTTTATATATAAACTTTCCCATGCTCTAGATAAGGTTCGGTTAGGCTCTTTTCTGAGGCTGATACTGTATCCTATCCTAACTGTTTGGGTCCAATTAGACAGATTCGATCGCTCTGGAGCCTTTGTTCGTGCCTATTTCGGCAAAATGAACAAATAG
- a CDS encoding ArsR/SmtB family transcription factor yields MLNNSSLDRIFYALSDPTRRDIVERLSKKPASVSELASPLDMSMAAVVQHVQILEESGLIKTQKIGRVRSCRVEPNSLELIENWVHQRRKFWERNLDRLGEFLEKTEKGKK; encoded by the coding sequence ATGCTTAACAATTCGTCCCTGGATAGAATATTCTATGCCTTATCGGATCCGACTCGTCGCGACATCGTGGAAAGACTGAGTAAAAAACCGGCTTCTGTAAGCGAGCTTGCCAGTCCCTTGGATATGAGCATGGCTGCAGTTGTCCAGCACGTACAAATTTTGGAAGAAAGCGGTCTGATTAAAACTCAAAAGATAGGTCGCGTGCGTTCTTGTAGGGTAGAGCCGAATTCTTTGGAACTGATAGAAAATTGGGTCCACCAGCGCAGAAAATTCTGGGAAAGGAATTTGGATCGATTGGGAGAATTTTTAGAAAAAACGGAGAAAGGAAAGAAGTAA
- a CDS encoding SRPBCC domain-containing protein has protein sequence MENLKVAHEIFSIERVYQSDPESVYSAWSNVEAKGNWFIGPGDWSVVQRKLDFRIGGEEILHGRFPNGKETLYKARFSDLIENQRIVFVYDMILSGKIHSVSIASVEIEKVDSSNTKLTFTEQVAFLDQTVGREGVASRKEGTLALLVKLTDYLEKVK, from the coding sequence ATGGAAAATCTGAAAGTCGCTCACGAAATTTTTAGTATAGAAAGAGTGTATCAATCCGATCCGGAGTCTGTGTATTCCGCATGGAGTAACGTGGAAGCAAAAGGAAATTGGTTTATTGGTCCCGGAGATTGGTCGGTAGTGCAAAGAAAATTAGACTTCCGCATCGGTGGAGAAGAAATACTACATGGTCGTTTTCCTAATGGAAAAGAGACCTTATACAAAGCTAGGTTTTCAGACCTCATCGAAAACCAAAGGATCGTTTTCGTTTATGATATGATCTTAAGCGGAAAGATTCATTCAGTGTCCATCGCTTCCGTAGAAATTGAAAAAGTAGACTCTTCTAACACGAAACTTACGTTTACGGAACAGGTCGCATTTTTAGACCAAACCGTAGGCAGAGAAGGTGTGGCTTCCAGAAAAGAAGGCACTTTGGCGCTTTTAGTAAAATTAACCGACTATCTTGAAAAAGTAAAATAA
- a CDS encoding alpha/beta fold hydrolase — MKAYKLVYYIFILFLVAACSANRPFQLRETPPKIGSEPVEKGLAPIKDIQMYYEIHGKKDGIPLVLLNGGGSTIEVTYSRILPILAQSRRVIALDEQGHGRTTDRNTPVSFETSAEDVVALLKFLKIEQADIFGFSNGASVALHVAIRQPKLVRRLVFASSITKREGAYPMFWSFMKNATFENMPQPLKDAFLKVNPDPQKLHTMYEKDAARMRNFKDLSDKEIRTVGIPTLILLGDRDVPKLEHAVEMVRMIPKARLLILPGGHGDYLGEAIMSQGKDRYPELTSALVQDFLDSP; from the coding sequence GTGAAAGCATATAAATTAGTATATTATATTTTTATACTGTTTCTGGTAGCTGCTTGTTCGGCAAATCGACCTTTCCAGCTTCGCGAAACACCGCCCAAGATCGGATCTGAACCTGTCGAAAAAGGACTCGCTCCTATCAAAGACATCCAAATGTATTACGAAATCCACGGTAAGAAAGACGGAATTCCACTCGTTCTATTGAACGGCGGCGGCTCAACCATAGAAGTAACTTATAGTAGAATTCTTCCCATTCTCGCTCAAAGCCGCAGAGTAATCGCTCTGGATGAACAAGGACATGGAAGGACTACTGATAGAAATACACCTGTTAGTTTCGAAACTTCTGCGGAAGATGTGGTCGCTCTTCTGAAATTTCTGAAAATTGAGCAGGCGGATATTTTCGGGTTTAGTAATGGTGCAAGCGTAGCTTTACATGTGGCGATCCGCCAGCCTAAACTTGTACGCAGACTCGTTTTTGCTTCCTCCATCACAAAGAGAGAAGGAGCTTATCCTATGTTTTGGAGTTTTATGAAGAATGCTACTTTTGAAAACATGCCTCAGCCTCTCAAGGATGCTTTTTTAAAAGTAAATCCTGATCCGCAAAAATTGCATACCATGTATGAGAAAGATGCTGCTAGAATGCGTAACTTCAAAGATCTTAGCGATAAAGAGATTAGAACTGTTGGAATTCCTACATTGATCCTGCTTGGGGATAGAGATGTTCCGAAACTGGAGCATGCGGTTGAGATGGTCCGGATGATCCCTAAAGCAAGACTTTTGATCTTGCCTGGCGGACACGGTGATTATTTAGGAGAGGCGATCATGTCCCAGGGAAAGGATCGATATCCTGAATTAACCTCCGCGTTGGTCCAAGATTTTCTAGATTCTCCGTAA
- a CDS encoding ankyrin repeat domain-containing protein has protein sequence MLDWIKNWFENRKTIQRGRELFSKIQNGDKQGFRKILDLIPNKGELKECTKGLLGFCASEIQDPFYLETLLNAGLDPNLPDGNGIFPIHKAVENGKIKPVQILLEHGADPNVSDPRGVTPLHISYSYDGLAEISELLISNGADTEKRDNLGKRYLM, from the coding sequence ATGTTAGATTGGATAAAAAATTGGTTTGAGAATCGCAAGACGATACAGAGGGGAAGAGAACTATTTTCTAAAATCCAAAACGGGGACAAACAAGGTTTTCGAAAAATTTTGGATCTTATCCCCAACAAAGGTGAACTGAAAGAATGCACAAAGGGACTTCTCGGTTTTTGTGCATCAGAGATCCAAGATCCATTTTATTTGGAAACTTTGTTGAATGCTGGCCTGGATCCGAACCTTCCGGATGGGAATGGAATTTTTCCAATTCATAAAGCGGTTGAAAACGGAAAGATCAAACCCGTTCAGATCCTATTGGAACACGGAGCGGATCCTAATGTTTCCGATCCAAGGGGTGTAACTCCATTACATATTTCTTATAGTTACGATGGGCTCGCAGAGATTTCGGAACTTCTGATCTCTAACGGCGCAGATACGGAAAAGAGAGATAATTTGGGTAAGAGATATTTAATGTAA